Proteins co-encoded in one Bacillus paramycoides genomic window:
- a CDS encoding TetR/AcrR family transcriptional regulator has protein sequence MRDSNLDLRVIRTKTAIRNALVELIEEKGFDAITVKDITTKANINRGTFYAHYQDKFDLMTKCQEEIMYKFSSIAKQRLPEVIADLGSNPSPTMPFILITSILEFLNENSDFMKAVLSPKGDLSFQTKLKDFMWKTIFEDTNGALINKENLLVPSQYLASYMASAHIGVIQQWLNNGQKETPEEIARILSTIAVHGPFYAAGLKK, from the coding sequence TTGCGTGATAGTAATTTAGATTTACGCGTTATTCGTACGAAAACTGCCATACGAAATGCATTGGTCGAATTAATTGAAGAAAAAGGTTTTGACGCCATTACAGTGAAAGATATTACAACGAAAGCAAACATTAATCGCGGTACTTTCTATGCGCATTATCAAGATAAATTTGATTTAATGACGAAATGCCAAGAAGAAATTATGTATAAATTTTCTAGCATTGCCAAACAGAGATTACCTGAAGTGATTGCTGATCTTGGGTCAAATCCTTCCCCAACAATGCCGTTTATACTTATCACTTCTATTCTTGAATTTCTAAATGAAAATAGTGATTTTATGAAAGCTGTATTAAGTCCAAAAGGAGATTTATCTTTCCAAACAAAACTGAAAGACTTTATGTGGAAAACAATATTTGAAGATACGAATGGTGCTCTCATTAATAAGGAGAATTTACTTGTCCCAAGCCAATATCTAGCTTCTTATATGGCATCTGCTCATATTGGTGTTATTCAGCAATGGTTAAATAACGGGCAAAAAGAAACACCAGAGGAAATTGCTCGCATTTTATCAACAATCGCAGTTCATGGACCTTTTTATGCGGCTGGTTTAAAGAAATAA
- a CDS encoding aminoglycoside phosphotransferase family protein encodes MNQFPTALVKRLIEEQFPEWAHLEVRPVKFSGHDNRTFHLGDEMSVRLPSDAAYAPQVEKENKWLPLLSKELSLPISTPLAKGNPSEAYPWPWSINKWIEGETVTKQNVRDLNGFAADLGAFLLKLQSIDASNGPIAGAHNFYRGGLISVYDEEARGAIKNNKDVFDETVLTHLWDVALQSTWKHKPVWVHGDVAPGNLLVKDGKLCAVIDFGILGVGDPACDAAMAWTFFDKSSRKVFKEVLQIDEEAWNRARGWALWKALITYDANKTSDKIVAEESYRVIQVIVDDYGQ; translated from the coding sequence ATGAATCAATTTCCTACTGCTTTAGTTAAAAGGTTGATAGAGGAACAGTTCCCTGAATGGGCACATTTAGAAGTGAGACCTGTAAAGTTTAGTGGGCATGATAATAGAACGTTTCATCTAGGGGATGAGATGAGTGTAAGGTTGCCAAGTGATGCGGCATATGCACCACAAGTAGAGAAAGAAAATAAGTGGCTACCTCTATTAAGTAAGGAACTTTCTTTACCAATTTCTACACCACTTGCGAAAGGTAATCCATCTGAAGCGTATCCATGGCCTTGGTCTATTAATAAGTGGATAGAGGGGGAAACAGTTACGAAACAAAATGTTCGTGACTTAAATGGATTTGCAGCGGATTTAGGAGCATTTTTATTAAAATTACAATCCATTGATGCGAGTAATGGACCGATCGCTGGAGCACATAATTTTTACCGAGGCGGGCTTATATCTGTATATGATGAAGAGGCGAGAGGTGCTATCAAAAATAATAAGGACGTTTTTGATGAAACTGTATTAACGCACCTTTGGGATGTAGCACTTCAGTCAACGTGGAAGCATAAACCAGTTTGGGTTCATGGAGATGTTGCACCAGGAAATTTACTCGTTAAGGATGGAAAGCTTTGTGCCGTAATTGATTTTGGTATTTTAGGAGTAGGAGATCCAGCTTGTGATGCAGCGATGGCATGGACATTTTTTGATAAAAGTAGTAGAAAGGTATTTAAAGAAGTATTGCAAATAGATGAAGAAGCGTGGAATAGAGCGAGAGGATGGGCACTTTGGAAAGCGTTAATTACATATGATGCGAATAAGACTAGTGATAAGATAGTTGCAGAAGAATCGTATCGTGTCATTCAAGTGATTGTGGATGATTATGGACAGTAA
- a CDS encoding YhgE/Pip domain-containing protein gives MFKNKLLLLSPVIALLVVFIFSLTLFPTVQPQPKNLPIAIVNEDQGVEIPNQPKMNMGQTIVDNMKKTSKSEEEPAVKWVEVKNKEAVQKGLNNQEYYAALVISKDFSTKQASLRTSQPSSPEVEIFINQGMNTAASTMAGQMLNGVVDNMNNTVRTQLLEGLKAKGATLTADQVTNVVTPIAKKVTNVNETGKNSANGNSPMSLFQPLWIVSLASAAIIFIAISKMPVGTRKESFVLKLKQIVTGAVATLVIGFGLTWIADGMVGLNISNFTDTALFLSITSFSFFLMISAVLSLVGLKGIGVFALLLFFGAPLLSLAPEMLSPFYQDWVYAWLPMRFMIEGLREIFFFGKGLSWSTPLTVLVWIGGVSMVIILATAFKRSVGKEHKTGLNA, from the coding sequence ATGTTTAAAAATAAACTTTTATTGTTATCACCAGTTATTGCACTACTTGTTGTTTTTATTTTTTCATTAACGTTATTTCCAACTGTTCAACCTCAGCCGAAAAACTTGCCAATCGCAATTGTAAATGAGGATCAAGGAGTAGAAATTCCGAATCAACCGAAGATGAATATGGGGCAAACGATTGTTGATAATATGAAAAAGACATCAAAATCAGAGGAAGAACCTGCAGTGAAGTGGGTAGAAGTGAAAAATAAAGAAGCAGTTCAAAAAGGCTTAAATAATCAAGAGTATTACGCAGCGTTAGTTATTTCAAAAGACTTTAGTACAAAACAAGCATCATTACGAACATCACAGCCATCTTCGCCAGAGGTAGAAATATTCATCAATCAAGGAATGAATACAGCGGCTTCAACTATGGCAGGACAAATGTTAAATGGGGTAGTTGATAATATGAACAATACTGTTCGTACACAACTATTAGAAGGATTGAAAGCAAAAGGAGCTACATTAACAGCAGATCAAGTTACAAATGTAGTAACACCGATTGCAAAGAAAGTGACAAATGTGAACGAAACCGGCAAAAATAGTGCGAACGGTAACTCGCCGATGTCTTTATTTCAGCCGTTATGGATTGTAAGTTTAGCGAGCGCAGCAATTATATTTATTGCGATAAGTAAAATGCCAGTAGGTACAAGAAAAGAAAGCTTCGTATTAAAATTAAAACAAATCGTAACAGGGGCTGTTGCGACACTGGTCATTGGGTTCGGTCTTACATGGATCGCGGATGGTATGGTAGGGTTAAATATTTCGAACTTCACAGATACGGCACTGTTTCTGTCTATTACATCGTTTAGTTTCTTCTTAATGATATCGGCGGTACTTTCATTAGTTGGATTAAAGGGAATCGGTGTATTCGCTCTCTTACTATTCTTCGGGGCGCCGTTATTATCGTTAGCACCAGAAATGTTGTCGCCATTTTATCAAGACTGGGTGTACGCATGGTTGCCAATGCGATTTATGATTGAAGGGCTTAGAGAAATATTCTTCTTTGGAAAAGGGTTAAGCTGGAGTACACCTCTTACTGTGCTCGTTTGGATTGGTGGAGTAAGTATGGTTATTATTTTAGCGACTGCTTTCAAACGTAGTGTAGGAAAGGAACATAAAACGGGATTAAACGCATAA
- a CDS encoding YdcF family protein, whose translation MKENKKSKKRRIFQVFLLMICSAILYVSYAAYDIWSYRFKTDDSMKTDAGIVLGAASWNGKPSPVFKERINHAISLYKNGNIKKIIFTGGTKFEAELEEARTARVYAMKQGVKDEDILIETKSLFTEENLKNAKEVGIENGIRTYTIVSDPLHMKRAMRIAKHINIEAYASPTPTSAYKTLDTEIPFFFKELFSYIGYVTSLPLKALKGD comes from the coding sequence ATGAAAGAAAATAAGAAAAGTAAGAAAAGACGAATCTTTCAAGTATTTTTACTAATGATTTGTTCTGCTATTTTATATGTAAGTTATGCAGCTTACGATATTTGGAGCTATCGTTTTAAAACAGATGATAGTATGAAAACGGATGCTGGTATCGTACTAGGAGCGGCTTCTTGGAACGGAAAACCATCCCCTGTATTTAAAGAAAGAATTAATCATGCGATTTCTTTATATAAGAACGGAAACATTAAAAAGATTATTTTTACGGGTGGTACAAAGTTCGAGGCAGAACTTGAGGAAGCGCGTACTGCAAGAGTATATGCAATGAAACAAGGTGTAAAAGACGAAGATATTTTAATTGAAACAAAATCCCTTTTTACTGAAGAAAACTTAAAGAATGCGAAGGAAGTTGGAATAGAGAACGGAATACGCACATACACGATTGTAAGTGATCCACTTCATATGAAACGCGCAATGAGAATCGCAAAACATATTAATATTGAAGCGTATGCTTCACCAACGCCGACATCAGCATATAAAACGTTAGACACAGAAATTCCATTCTTCTTTAAAGAATTATTCTCGTATATTGGATATGTAACCTCTTTGCCATTAAAGGCATTGAAGGGAGACTAA
- a CDS encoding GNAT family N-acetyltransferase, whose protein sequence is MERNTVKEYTIRTATEEESDSIITLLKEVAEWLQHKEVDQWQYLLGGEATAEILEGIREKYTYVVTKGDEIVGTVTASPKQNDWDEHIFGKEEVSDSLYIHRFAVKRKYKGNGIGELILQWIDANVHCDKEFLKLDCVGHNRTLNDFYKRNGFEYVGSTEGLSKFQKRRG, encoded by the coding sequence ATGGAGAGAAATACAGTTAAAGAATATACAATTCGAACTGCTACTGAAGAGGAAAGTGATAGCATAATTACTCTATTAAAAGAAGTAGCAGAGTGGCTACAACATAAAGAAGTGGACCAGTGGCAGTATCTGTTAGGCGGAGAGGCTACAGCTGAAATACTAGAAGGTATAAGAGAGAAATATACATATGTGGTTACGAAAGGAGATGAAATTGTCGGTACGGTTACAGCATCTCCTAAACAAAATGATTGGGATGAACATATCTTTGGTAAGGAGGAAGTTTCAGATTCTTTATATATTCATAGATTTGCAGTGAAACGAAAGTATAAGGGGAATGGAATCGGAGAGTTGATTTTACAATGGATAGACGCGAATGTGCACTGTGACAAAGAGTTTTTGAAACTAGATTGTGTTGGGCATAATCGTACGTTGAATGATTTTTATAAGAGAAATGGCTTTGAATATGTTGGAAGCACAGAAGGACTTAGTAAGTTTCAAAAGAGAAGGGGGTAA
- a CDS encoding GNAT family N-acetyltransferase encodes MEMIHERAKLRLIDSEDVETLFSIIEGNRDIWAYLISKMDNVQDMQQYVQKAIKGYGRGTEIPFVVVDQQTNTIVGSTRLYNISVEDKTVELGQTWYHPSVQRTSINTECKYMLLHYAFEKLHMLRVQIKTDARNEKAQRAIERLGAVKEGVLRNERKLPSGHVRDAVVYSIIGSEWPIVKACLLEKLELYKEKL; translated from the coding sequence ATGGAAATGATTCACGAAAGAGCAAAGTTACGGTTAATAGATAGTGAGGATGTCGAAACTTTGTTTTCGATTATAGAAGGAAATCGGGATATTTGGGCGTATTTAATTTCTAAAATGGATAATGTTCAAGATATGCAGCAATATGTGCAAAAAGCGATAAAGGGTTATGGAAGGGGTACTGAAATACCTTTCGTTGTAGTGGATCAACAGACGAATACGATTGTAGGAAGTACACGTTTATATAATATTTCAGTAGAAGATAAAACAGTAGAGCTAGGGCAGACTTGGTATCATCCAAGTGTGCAACGTACGAGTATCAATACAGAGTGTAAGTATATGCTTCTTCACTATGCTTTTGAAAAATTGCATATGCTGAGAGTACAAATTAAGACGGATGCAAGAAATGAAAAAGCACAACGAGCAATTGAACGTTTAGGAGCAGTTAAAGAAGGTGTGCTTAGAAATGAAAGAAAATTACCAAGTGGTCATGTGAGAGATGCAGTTGTGTATAGTATTATTGGAAGCGAATGGCCAATAGTGAAAGCTTGTTTATTGGAAAAATTAGAATTGTATAAAGAAAAGTTATAA
- a CDS encoding YjiH family protein, translated as MSEIELKRNVIKTGSEKRIILRFILASLVGVFMFFVPVTINGASSIMIDHIVSWIRTSVPSVVPYYALLVMIVGAIYPFYTKKWNASLVDICFSILKVVGVVFGVLYCLKVGPAWFFAQDVGPFLYEKLVISVSLLVPIGSAFLALLVGYGLLEFIGTFCRPIMRPLWNTPGRSAIDAVASFVGSYSLALLITNRVYKEGKYTTKEAAIIATGFSTVSATFMIIIAKTLDIMHLWNVYFWTTLVVTFIVTAITVRIPPLSRKPDTYVTEEGFPEPVYKEKMLERAWEDALEVSKSAPSIMKNIAVNLKDGFIMTMGILPSIMSVGLIGIVLAKFTPIFDWISYIFYPFTWLLQLPEAELAAKAASVGIAEMFLPSLLVVSAPLVTKFVIAVVSVSSILFFSASIPCILSTDIPLKVSELIILYVQRTILTLLIITPIAYLLL; from the coding sequence TTGAGTGAAATTGAATTAAAAAGAAATGTAATTAAGACAGGGAGTGAGAAGAGGATCATTCTTCGCTTTATACTCGCTAGTCTAGTTGGGGTGTTTATGTTTTTCGTACCAGTTACGATAAATGGTGCTTCATCCATTATGATCGATCATATCGTATCATGGATTCGGACTTCGGTTCCGAGCGTCGTACCTTATTATGCACTACTCGTTATGATAGTGGGTGCGATTTATCCGTTTTATACGAAGAAATGGAATGCATCTCTCGTAGACATTTGTTTTTCTATTTTAAAAGTAGTTGGCGTCGTTTTTGGTGTATTATATTGCTTGAAAGTAGGGCCAGCGTGGTTCTTTGCACAAGATGTAGGACCGTTTTTGTATGAAAAACTAGTAATATCGGTAAGTTTACTCGTTCCAATTGGTTCGGCTTTTTTAGCATTATTAGTCGGGTACGGATTACTTGAATTCATCGGTACGTTTTGCCGTCCCATTATGAGACCTTTATGGAATACACCAGGACGGTCAGCAATTGATGCGGTTGCTTCTTTTGTGGGGAGTTATTCGTTAGCTTTATTAATTACAAATCGCGTGTATAAAGAAGGTAAGTATACGACAAAAGAAGCAGCCATTATTGCTACAGGTTTTTCTACAGTATCCGCAACATTTATGATCATCATCGCAAAAACATTAGACATTATGCATTTATGGAATGTTTATTTTTGGACTACTCTCGTTGTAACATTCATCGTAACTGCTATCACCGTAAGAATCCCACCACTTAGTAGAAAACCAGATACATATGTAACAGAAGAAGGGTTCCCGGAGCCTGTTTATAAAGAAAAAATGCTAGAACGTGCTTGGGAAGATGCGTTAGAGGTATCAAAGTCTGCACCGAGTATTATGAAAAATATTGCAGTGAATTTAAAAGATGGTTTTATTATGACAATGGGAATTTTGCCATCTATTATGTCAGTAGGATTAATTGGTATCGTCTTAGCGAAATTCACGCCAATATTTGATTGGATCAGTTATATTTTCTATCCGTTTACATGGCTATTACAATTACCAGAAGCAGAACTAGCTGCTAAAGCCGCATCCGTTGGTATCGCAGAAATGTTTTTACCTTCTCTTTTAGTTGTAAGTGCACCACTTGTGACAAAGTTTGTCATTGCGGTTGTTTCGGTATCATCTATATTGTTTTTCTCAGCTTCCATTCCTTGTATTTTATCGACAGACATTCCTTTAAAAGTATCAGAACTTATTATTCTCTATGTACAAAGAACGATATTAACGTTACTTATTATTACTCCGATTGCTTATTTGTTGCTTTAA
- a CDS encoding ferritin-like domain-containing protein: MYISNYYYWYRQNDKLIRDIEKAINGEFSAINCYAKLANMAPNATERNQILEIRNDEIKHFHHFVQIYTNLTGQQPKPQITEECPNTYLQGLEFAIQDEQKTVDFYLEISDETSDAHLKELLRRIAADEQNHAVWFLYYFVKTK; encoded by the coding sequence ATGTATATTTCGAATTATTATTATTGGTATAGGCAAAATGATAAGCTGATTCGTGATATTGAGAAAGCTATTAATGGAGAATTTAGTGCCATAAATTGCTATGCAAAATTAGCTAACATGGCTCCAAATGCGACGGAACGAAATCAAATTCTTGAGATTCGTAACGATGAAATAAAGCATTTCCATCATTTTGTACAAATCTATACAAATTTAACGGGTCAGCAGCCGAAACCACAAATTACGGAAGAATGTCCGAATACGTACTTACAAGGATTAGAATTCGCTATACAAGATGAACAGAAGACAGTAGATTTTTACTTGGAAATTTCAGATGAAACATCGGATGCACATCTGAAAGAGTTGTTGCGCAGAATAGCTGCCGATGAACAAAATCATGCGGTGTGGTTTTTATATTATTTTGTGAAGACGAAGTGA
- a CDS encoding acyl-CoA dehydrogenase family protein encodes MALSFVETEKQSFIIAQINKLIPEFMEREHQLSELGSFPYKNISDLKDIGYTKLTLPKEFGGSAISLYDFVLFQEKIAEGCGATALSIGWHLGIVKELAENRSWNDEMFKWFCEEVRNGALFNRAATEPKTGSPTRGGKPETIAVQQGEKWVINGRKTFTTMAPILDYFIISASMEGREEVGEFVIPRNTLGVSIEETWDSVAMRGTASHDLVLQNVEIENRFFTDIKGGKVKQKGIGWLLHIPACYLGIAQAARNYAVQFAESYKPNSLNHSISLLPNVRRLVGELELELMQARVFLYQIAKKYDEAEDKLSLQAELAAVKYAVTNAAISIVDKAMRIVGAKSLSEKNPLHRYYLNVRAGLHNPPMDDATLSMLADAAFRS; translated from the coding sequence ATGGCACTCTCATTTGTTGAAACAGAAAAACAATCTTTCATTATTGCACAAATAAATAAATTGATTCCGGAGTTCATGGAAAGGGAGCATCAACTAAGTGAATTAGGATCATTTCCGTATAAAAATATAAGTGATTTGAAAGATATCGGATATACGAAATTAACGTTACCGAAGGAATTTGGTGGTAGTGCGATTTCTTTATATGACTTCGTTTTATTTCAAGAGAAAATCGCGGAAGGCTGCGGAGCTACTGCATTATCGATTGGCTGGCATCTTGGCATTGTGAAAGAGCTAGCGGAAAATCGCTCTTGGAATGATGAGATGTTCAAATGGTTTTGCGAAGAAGTGCGTAACGGTGCACTCTTTAACAGGGCAGCAACAGAACCAAAAACAGGGAGTCCGACGCGTGGCGGTAAACCAGAAACAATAGCGGTTCAACAAGGCGAGAAGTGGGTTATAAACGGAAGGAAAACCTTTACAACGATGGCGCCAATACTTGATTATTTTATTATTTCAGCGAGTATGGAAGGCCGAGAAGAAGTTGGTGAGTTTGTTATTCCAAGAAACACGCTCGGTGTATCCATTGAAGAAACGTGGGATAGCGTTGCGATGCGAGGGACTGCTAGTCACGACCTTGTCTTACAAAATGTGGAGATAGAAAACCGCTTTTTTACAGATATAAAGGGCGGAAAAGTGAAACAAAAGGGTATTGGCTGGTTGCTACATATACCAGCATGTTATTTAGGAATTGCACAAGCAGCAAGAAATTATGCAGTTCAATTTGCGGAATCATACAAACCAAATAGTTTAAATCATTCTATTAGTTTATTGCCGAATGTTAGAAGATTAGTTGGAGAATTAGAACTTGAGCTTATGCAAGCTCGCGTCTTTTTATATCAAATTGCAAAAAAGTACGATGAGGCAGAAGATAAACTATCACTGCAAGCGGAATTAGCAGCAGTGAAATATGCTGTAACGAATGCGGCAATATCAATTGTAGATAAAGCAATGCGCATCGTAGGGGCCAAAAGTTTATCAGAAAAAAATCCGCTTCATCGTTACTATTTAAACGTCAGAGCAGGATTACACAATCCGCCGATGGATGATGCAACACTATCTATGTTGGCAGATGCGGCGTTTCGGTCGTAG
- a CDS encoding S-layer homology domain-containing protein yields MKTIKITMASALLFGAIIAPSSSLAVSETVTQKNNVQLGNYEDEDYYQFPDVIGWAKPSVDYLVKKKVLSGLPDGTFGPNLEIDRASAAIIMAKILNLQIDASAKPSFKDSQEHWATPYIAAVEKAGIIKGVGNGNFEPSGKLTRAAMASMLVHSYNLDKKATEKLPTVFRDLKGHWSEKSANLLVALGISLGYGGSHWYPDNTITRAEAASLVARTDQSKDKEIKLKQVTMKQHYFIYPETSLHSGILAEYAPQTVTVFDESENGWIKIATDHGLKWTPLKEKQVYIDKNFVTFDRPSRTGYVVGKYSPQTVTVVEENSIWLKIRTSEGLQWMNPYLKEGEGKELTYIPRTFFAYDSPNFSSKISGKYAPQGGIEELAMGDGGWVQIRTDKGPKWINMSYLLRPKLLLNVPAINQLPELQKGSAVVSLQMLLEYYTGRSLNKVDFANQMPFDTTRRQTTGDGKISVWGDPDIGFVGDVRGISYGYSINPAPLKQLLDKHARGTDLTGQAFSVLESYVRNGKPVVAWVGTRITAPQLEQTWKTPQGKTVNGYRNAHTIIITGVDDRNIYYNDPLDGKKDQPMVKSRFEHSYNQMGKKALSID; encoded by the coding sequence TTGAAAACAATAAAAATAACTATGGCAAGTGCGTTACTATTTGGTGCTATCATCGCTCCATCTAGTTCTTTAGCTGTGAGTGAAACTGTAACGCAAAAAAATAATGTGCAGTTGGGGAATTACGAAGACGAAGACTACTATCAGTTTCCTGATGTTATTGGCTGGGCAAAGCCGTCCGTTGATTATTTAGTAAAGAAAAAAGTCTTGTCTGGCTTACCAGACGGTACATTTGGACCTAATCTTGAAATTGATAGAGCTTCTGCCGCAATTATCATGGCAAAAATATTAAACTTACAAATAGACGCTTCAGCAAAGCCATCATTTAAAGATTCTCAAGAACATTGGGCTACTCCTTATATTGCTGCAGTAGAAAAAGCTGGGATTATTAAAGGCGTTGGTAATGGGAATTTTGAACCTTCTGGAAAGCTAACAAGAGCCGCTATGGCCTCTATGCTTGTTCATTCATATAACTTAGACAAAAAAGCCACTGAAAAACTACCTACTGTATTCCGAGATTTAAAAGGACATTGGAGTGAAAAATCCGCCAATCTTCTTGTTGCTCTTGGTATTTCACTGGGCTATGGTGGTAGTCATTGGTATCCAGATAACACGATTACCCGTGCAGAAGCTGCAAGTTTAGTTGCTCGCACAGACCAATCGAAAGATAAAGAAATTAAATTAAAGCAAGTTACTATGAAACAACATTATTTTATTTATCCTGAAACCTCTCTTCATTCAGGTATACTTGCTGAATATGCACCACAAACCGTTACTGTATTCGATGAATCTGAAAACGGATGGATTAAAATTGCGACGGATCATGGACTAAAGTGGACACCATTAAAAGAGAAACAAGTATACATTGATAAAAACTTTGTTACCTTTGATAGACCGTCAAGAACAGGATACGTGGTTGGTAAATATTCCCCTCAAACTGTAACAGTCGTTGAAGAAAATAGCATCTGGTTAAAAATTCGCACTAGCGAAGGACTTCAATGGATGAATCCATATTTAAAAGAGGGTGAGGGAAAAGAACTAACATACATACCAAGAACATTTTTCGCTTACGATAGCCCTAATTTTTCTTCTAAAATATCTGGAAAGTATGCTCCACAAGGCGGCATCGAAGAATTAGCTATGGGAGATGGCGGATGGGTACAAATTCGTACAGATAAAGGACCAAAATGGATAAACATGTCTTATCTCTTGCGTCCAAAGCTCCTCTTAAATGTTCCTGCCATTAATCAATTGCCGGAACTACAAAAAGGAAGTGCAGTTGTTTCACTACAAATGCTTTTAGAATACTATACAGGACGTTCATTAAATAAAGTAGACTTTGCTAATCAGATGCCATTTGATACAACTCGACGCCAGACTACAGGAGATGGGAAAATTTCAGTTTGGGGTGATCCAGACATCGGATTCGTTGGTGATGTAAGAGGAATAAGTTATGGTTACTCTATTAACCCGGCACCATTGAAACAATTACTTGATAAACATGCAAGAGGTACAGATTTAACAGGACAGGCTTTCTCTGTATTAGAAAGCTATGTACGTAATGGTAAACCAGTTGTAGCGTGGGTAGGAACCAGAATAACTGCTCCACAACTAGAACAAACTTGGAAAACACCTCAAGGAAAAACCGTAAATGGATACAGAAATGCACATACTATTATAATAACTGGTGTAGATGATCGTAACATTTATTATAATGACCCATTAGACGGTAAAAAAGACCAGCCAATGGTAAAATCCCGATTTGAGCACAGTTATAATCAAATGGGTAAAAAAGCTTTAAGTATCGATTAA
- a CDS encoding DUF2691 family protein, with the protein MKRGITVDIPNEYDNLLWKVLKPIDISSYDWWVGNEESYLIARGGLDETLFPDEPSIVEGSDLKTLFKDNIYYVIFADLKAYSKGEEVVDIETYEEFKESKCELVLLVADCTYVIIYAKDQKKIELIYENARNQDYYVEYVTDENDGRTRLSV; encoded by the coding sequence ATGAAGAGAGGAATTACAGTAGATATTCCAAATGAATATGATAATTTACTTTGGAAAGTGTTAAAGCCGATTGATATTTCTTCATATGATTGGTGGGTAGGGAATGAGGAGTCATACTTAATAGCACGTGGTGGATTGGATGAGACATTATTTCCAGATGAACCAAGTATAGTGGAAGGATCAGATTTGAAAACTTTATTTAAAGACAATATATATTATGTTATTTTTGCAGATTTAAAAGCGTATTCAAAAGGAGAGGAAGTAGTAGATATTGAAACATATGAAGAATTTAAAGAGAGTAAGTGTGAATTAGTTTTACTAGTTGCGGATTGTACATACGTCATAATTTACGCTAAAGATCAAAAAAAGATTGAATTGATTTATGAAAACGCAAGGAATCAAGATTATTATGTTGAATACGTTACAGACGAAAATGACGGTAGAACGCGATTATCAGTATGA